The genomic region ATTTAAAGAATAAAATCGAGTCGGATGAATCAATAGCATTGAACTTTTTAGAAAAAGGCAGAGGTTTGAAAGAACCAAAGATACTATTGAAAAAAATTAAGATTGATACATTATTTGATGTGGACGGATTCAAAATGTGGTTGTCTGGAAGAACAGGGGACAGACTACTATTTAAATGTGCAAATCAATTGATTTTGGATGAGAAAATAATTGTAACAATGAAAAAAATTGTAAAGTTTATTCAAAGGAGACAAGAAAATAGAGAATTAAAATTATCTGATAAAGATGGAATTGATAATGAAGTACTTATGGAAATATATAACACTTTTGTGGATAAGTTAGAAAACACAGTGTATAGAATACGATTATCCGAACAGGCAAAAACGCTTATAGATAAACAAAAAGAATTTGAAAGGTTATCACTAGAGGATAAAAGTAGTACTTTGTTTGAAATTTTACATATTTTTCAGTGTCAAAGTAGTGCGGCCAATTTAAAAATGATAGGCGGACCTGGAAAAGCAGGAATATTAGTTATGAATAATAATATAAGTAAGTGTAACAAAATTTCTATTATAAATCAGTCTCCAACAGGAATTTTCGAAAATGAGATTGATTTGTTAAAGATATGAGTTGGCGTATAGTTGTTATTTCTAAACGAGCAAAACTGGATTTACAATTAGGATATATGGTTGTGCGAAGTGAAGAAGTAACAAAGATAGTTTTAAGCGAGATTTCTACAATATTAATCGAATCTACAGCGGTTTCAATAACGACGAGTTTAATTGCAGAATTAGCAAAAAGAAAAATTAAAGTGATATTTTGTGATGAAAAAAAGAATCCGTCATGCGAACTGGTAAATTATTATGGAAGTCATGATACGAGCAACAAAGTCAGAAAACAGATTGCGTGGAAGCAGAATACAAAAGAAACAGTGTGGACTGAAATTGTTACAGAAAAAATAAGGAAACAAAAAGAATTATTGGAATTATTAGGAAAGGAAGAATCGGCACTACTTGATAGCTATTTAAAAGAGATTGAATGGAATGACAATACAAACAGGGAAGGACATGCTGCAAAGGTATATTTTAATGCGATGTTTGGATTAGATTTTACTCGTACAGAAGACAACTATATTAATGCTGCTTTGAATTATGGCTATTCCATTATTTTGTCTACATTTACACGTGAAGTCGTATCAAATGGGTATATTACACAACTGGGGATTTTTCATGATAATATGTTCAATCAGTTTAATCTTGCGTCTGATTTAATGGAACCATTTAGAGTTCTGGTTGATCAGGAAGTATATAATATGAGACTTGAACAGTTCGAGCATGAAGAAAAGATGTTGTTAGTAAATATACTAAACAAAGAAATTCAGATTGATGGAAGAATTCAATATGTAAATAATGCAATAAAGATTTATTGTAAAAGTATATTTGATGCGTTGAATGAAGATGATAGTGCGTTGATTCGATTTTATAAAATTGAGCTATAGATTTATGAGAGTATTGGTATTTTTTGATCTTCCGGTTCTTACGAGTGAGAACCGGAGGGCATATGCAAAATTTAGAAGATTTCTATTGAAGAACGGATTCCTTATGCTTCAGGAATCCGTATACTGTAAACTGGCATTAAATAGTTCTGCAGTCAATGCAATTGTTGACAATGTGCATAAAAATAAGCCGGAAGAAGGGTTAATACAGTTATTAACAGTAACAGAAAAGCAGTATGCAAAAATGGATATTATTTTAGGACAGGTGAAAAGTGAAGTCCTGGATACGGATGAAAGGTTGGTGATTCTATGAAACTTGTACATGGAGATTTGTCAGGTGAAATAGTTAATGAGCAAAAAGAATGTGTGGAGTGGATCATAGAATCACCGGAACTGTTTTCAAAATATGTAGGAGAATTATATAAGCAAGCCAATAAAGATGAAGGTGAATTTGTATTATCGGAAAATAATAAGGAAATTGACATTGCAAAATATTCAGAGATTGTAATAAATCCACTTTCTGTAGAAATAAATAATAGGAAAATTTTAAATAAATTATATGAAGAATTGCACAAGTTGTCTTCCAATGAAGTGTTATATATGAAAACACTTGAACTGACAAAATTAATACAGGAATATTTGTTAGATTTGGAACAAGAAACGAATTATATACTTGAATTTAATAATGAAGTTGAAATGAATGCTT from Dorea longicatena harbors:
- the cas1 gene encoding type II CRISPR-associated endonuclease Cas1, coding for MSWRIVVISKRAKLDLQLGYMVVRSEEVTKIVLSEISTILIESTAVSITTSLIAELAKRKIKVIFCDEKKNPSCELVNYYGSHDTSNKVRKQIAWKQNTKETVWTEIVTEKIRKQKELLELLGKEESALLDSYLKEIEWNDNTNREGHAAKVYFNAMFGLDFTRTEDNYINAALNYGYSIILSTFTREVVSNGYITQLGIFHDNMFNQFNLASDLMEPFRVLVDQEVYNMRLEQFEHEEKMLLVNILNKEIQIDGRIQYVNNAIKIYCKSIFDALNEDDSALIRFYKIEL
- the cas2 gene encoding CRISPR-associated endonuclease Cas2, encoding MRVLVFFDLPVLTSENRRAYAKFRRFLLKNGFLMLQESVYCKLALNSSAVNAIVDNVHKNKPEEGLIQLLTVTEKQYAKMDIILGQVKSEVLDTDERLVIL
- the csn2 gene encoding type II-A CRISPR-associated protein Csn2, with protein sequence MKLVHGDLSGEIVNEQKECVEWIIESPELFSKYVGELYKQANKDEGEFVLSENNKEIDIAKYSEIVINPLSVEINNRKILNKLYEELHKLSSNEVLYMKTLELTKLIQEYLLDLEQETNYILEFNNEVEMNALFKAVDLKCEDSGEDFFERLVKYIKVLVDLLSVKLVVFINARCFLNDERIRRLCEEIKYMEIKGLFIENSEKTCVEGMERYIIDKDKCEIY